From Stenotrophomonas nitritireducens, the proteins below share one genomic window:
- a CDS encoding septal ring lytic transglycosylase RlpA family protein yields the protein MNIKWLVPALIVLGLAACSSAPKKSASATSGGTTPRAPTVVHGHGSARGECPEGSPYAKAQEDLSTRGNYTAGGLYKPGVNDTTPDYVPNVNCIPEPLVTNEPRSPVGNKSPYTVLGKQYQVMDRVDSYVEQGTASYYGQKFHGRLTSNREVYDMYAFTAAHKTLPLPSFARVTNLDNGESVIVRVNDRGPFHDGRVIDLSYAAAVRLGITQRGTGRVEVHGLTPGSENLQASSDSRRARRERAATAVGAAAPAARATPSRMDQLVEKLPAAPARPVAGSADHFETWMKDNGVRVATGRPATTTAAGPAPAPVSVQALPAASELLQFTPPTASAAAAAARAAAGPPPKTVPADPAARALGSILLQVASFSSRDNAARALGQLASAGIVGASLSDIVSGGRTLWRLRVPASDSSSASELAGRIAGLGLGLPQVVRD from the coding sequence ATGAACATCAAGTGGCTGGTCCCTGCGTTGATCGTGCTCGGGCTGGCCGCCTGCAGCAGCGCTCCCAAGAAATCCGCATCGGCTACCAGCGGCGGTACAACGCCGCGCGCGCCGACAGTGGTACACGGGCACGGCTCGGCACGCGGTGAATGCCCGGAGGGCTCGCCCTATGCGAAGGCGCAGGAAGACCTGTCCACGCGTGGCAACTACACCGCAGGTGGCCTGTATAAGCCCGGGGTCAACGACACCACGCCCGACTACGTGCCGAACGTGAATTGCATCCCCGAGCCGCTGGTGACCAATGAACCGCGCTCGCCGGTGGGCAACAAGTCGCCGTATACGGTGCTGGGCAAGCAGTACCAGGTGATGGACCGCGTCGACAGCTACGTCGAGCAGGGCACCGCTTCGTATTACGGACAGAAATTCCACGGCCGGCTGACCTCCAACCGCGAGGTCTACGACATGTACGCCTTTACCGCGGCGCACAAAACCCTGCCGTTGCCCAGCTTCGCGCGGGTGACGAACCTGGACAACGGTGAATCGGTGATCGTGCGCGTCAACGACCGCGGACCGTTCCACGACGGCCGGGTGATCGACCTCAGTTACGCCGCTGCAGTGCGCCTGGGCATCACCCAGCGCGGCACCGGCCGGGTGGAAGTGCATGGCCTGACCCCAGGCAGCGAGAACCTGCAGGCATCTTCCGACAGCCGCCGCGCCCGTCGCGAGCGCGCTGCAACGGCCGTGGGTGCGGCTGCGCCGGCCGCACGCGCGACGCCCAGCCGCATGGACCAGCTGGTCGAAAAGCTGCCCGCCGCACCGGCACGCCCGGTGGCAGGCAGTGCCGATCACTTCGAGACCTGGATGAAGGACAACGGCGTGCGCGTGGCCACCGGTCGCCCGGCCACGACCACCGCTGCCGGCCCAGCGCCAGCACCGGTGAGCGTGCAGGCACTGCCGGCTGCTTCGGAGTTGCTGCAGTTCACCCCGCCCACGGCCTCGGCTGCGGCCGCAGCGGCGAGGGCTGCCGCCGGCCCGCCGCCAAAAACCGTACCGGCTGATCCGGCCGCGCGCGCGCTGGGCTCGATCCTGCTGCAGGTGGCCAGTTTCTCCAGCCGTGACAATGCCGCCCGCGCCCTGGGCCAGCTGGCATCTGCGGGTATCGTCGGGGCCAGCCTCAGTGACATCGTCAGTGGTGGCCGTACCCTGTGGCGCCTGCGGGTGCCGGCGAGCGACAGCAGCAGCGCCTCGGAACTTGCCGGGCGCATTGCCGGTCTGGGCCTCGGTCTGCCGCAAGTGGTTCGCGATTAA